The genomic region ACAGGACACGGGACATTTTACAGAAACACGGCAGACGACTTAAACAGTAGCGGTTTCGGCAATGAAAGCGGAGGAGAGAAGATGTTCGAGACCAGCCTGTTCGCCCCGGACGACACCTGGGTACTGTGGACTTTCCTGGTGGTCTGGGCCACCCTTTCTATCTACTGGGAGCAGCGCTACAAGTGGGCGGCCCGTCTCAGCGGTCCGGTGGTGGCCCTGCTGGGAGGGCTGGTTGCGGCGAACCTGGGACTGATCCCGCTGGTCAGCCCGGTCTACGATACGGTCTGGGACTTTATCGTCCCGCTGTGTATCCCGCTGCTGCTGCTCAAGGCCGACCTCAGAAAAATCTGGCGCGAAACCGGCAGGATGATGGGCCTGTACCACATCAGCGCCCTGGGTACAGTGGCGGGAGCGTTTATCGCCGCGGTGAGCATCGGTTTCCTGATCGACTACCTGCCCGAAATCTGCGGGATCATGACCGCCAGCTATATCGGCGGGGCGATGAATTTCCTCGCCTCGGTGAAATTCTTTAACGCGCCCGAATCGACCACCAACGCGCTGATAGTGGCCGACAACCTGGTGATGGTCGTCCATATCATGGCCATGCTGGCCCTGCCGGGGGTCGTCTGGGCGGTGAAAGCGTTCGGGATGCTTCCCGACGAGGAACTGTACCTGAACGATGGCGTGGACGGCGAAGACGCCACCAGCTACTGGCGGCCCAAGCCGATCTCACTGGTCGATATCGGCCGCAACCTCGCGCTGGCCTTTCTGATAGTCACCGTGGCAACTAAAATCAGCGGGGCGGTGATGGGCACGGAACTGCCGGAAACCCTGCGTAACTTCCTGGGCAACAAGTACCTGCTGTTCACCGCGATCACGGTGGCGTTCGTCTGGTTTTTCCCCGGGTTCTCGGCCAGGCTGGAGGGGACCGAGGAGATGGGCACGTTCGCGATCTACCTGTTTTTCGTGCTGATTGGCATCCCGGCCAGTATCAAGGCGATAATTACCGAAGCCCCGTTCCTGCTCGTGCTGTGCACGATCATGGTGGCGGCCAATGTGGCGGTCACGTTCGGCGTGGTCAAGCTGCTCGGCTTCAAGCTGCCGGAGATGATCCTCTGCTCGATAGCCAACACCGCCGGCCCGATGAACGCCGCGGGGATCGCGATCTCCAGGAAATGGTCCAAGCTGGTCCTGCCCGGTTTCCTGGTC from Candidatus Glassbacteria bacterium harbors:
- a CDS encoding DUF819 domain-containing protein, with the protein product MFETSLFAPDDTWVLWTFLVVWATLSIYWEQRYKWAARLSGPVVALLGGLVAANLGLIPLVSPVYDTVWDFIVPLCIPLLLLKADLRKIWRETGRMMGLYHISALGTVAGAFIAAVSIGFLIDYLPEICGIMTASYIGGAMNFLASVKFFNAPESTTNALIVADNLVMVVHIMAMLALPGVVWAVKAFGMLPDEELYLNDGVDGEDATSYWRPKPISLVDIGRNLALAFLIVTVATKISGAVMGTELPETLRNFLGNKYLLFTAITVAFVWFFPGFSARLEGTEEMGTFAIYLFFVLIGIPASIKAIITEAPFLLVLCTIMVAANVAVTFGVVKLLGFKLPEMILCSIANTAGPMNAAGIAISRKWSKLVLPGFLVGIWGYVIGTYTGVITGEIIRAIF